Genomic window (Streptomyces sp. NBC_01431):
GGCGGTGACCAGGCGCCCCAGGGGCTGGCGAGCGTTGAGGGCCGCGCGCTCCGCCTCGGGATCGTCGGCCGCGTCCAGCAGCCGGGTGACCCATGGGGTGTCGGCGGTGCCGGGGTTGACGCAGTTGACGCGGATGCCCTCGCGGATGTGGTCGGCTGCCATGGCGAGAGTCAGCGAGAGGACCGCGCCCTTGCTGGCGCAGTACAGGGCGCGCTGCGGCAGGCCCGCGGTGGCGCCGATGGAGCAGGTGTTGACGATGGCCGCGTGGGGCGAGCGCCGCAGGTGGGGCAGGGCGGCACGGGTCGTGCGCACCATGCCGAGGACGTTGACGTCCATGACCCGGTGCCACTGCTCGTCCGGGTTGTCCTCGACGGTGCCCACCGCGCCGATGCCCGCGTTGTTCACGAGGATGTCCAGGCCGCCGAGCCGCTCGGCGGCCTCTTCCAGCGCGGCGCGCACGGATACGTCGTCGCTGACGTCGGCCCTCAGGCCGATCAGGGGTGCGCTGACGCCGCCCGGATCGAGGTCGAGCACGGCGACCGTCGCGCCCCGCGCCACCAGTGCGCGGGCCGTGGCGAGCCCGATGCCGGACGCGCCCCCGGTGACGACGGCCCTGAGCCCGGTCAGATCGGTCATGCCAACTCCTCCTGTCCAGCGAGGTCGGCGGCCCAGAAGGCGCCGTCCGGGTAGCGGTATTCGGCGAGCGACTCGGGGTACATGGTGGCGGAGAAGCCCGAGGCCATGGGCGCCGTGTAGTGACCATCGCGTATCACCACGGGCGCGGTGAAGTGCTCATGGAGGTGGTCGACGAACTCGATGACGCGGTCCTCGGTCGTGCCGGACAGCGCCAGGTAGTCGAACATCGACAGGTGCTGCACCAGCTCGCACAGACCCACTCCGCCGGCGTGCGGGCACACCGGCACCCCGAACTTCGCGGCGAGCAGGAGGATCGCGAGGTTCTCGTTGACGCCGCCGACCCTGGCCGCGTCGATCTGGAGGATGTCGATGGCGCCGGCCTGGAGGAGCTGCTTGAACACGACGCGGTTCTGCACGTGTTCGCCGGTGGCGACCTTCGCGGGGTGGACGCCCCGGCGGACGGCGGCGTGGCCGAGGATGTCGTCGGGGCTCGTGGGCTCCTCGATCCAGTACGGGTCGAACTCGGCGAGTGCGTTGGTCCATTCGACCGCCTCATCGACGTTCCAGCGCTGGTTGGCGTCGATGGCGATGCGGATCTCCTCGCCGACGGCGGCGCGGGCGGTGCGCATGCGGCGGACATCGTCGGCGAGGTCGGCGCCGACCTTGAGCTTGATCTGGGTGAAGCCGTCGGCGACGGCCTGCTTGGCCAGCCGGGTGAGTTTCTCGTCGGAGTAGCCGAGCCAGCCCGGCGAGGTGGTGTAGCCGGGGTAGCCGCGCTCCAGCAGCACGACTTCGCGCTCCGCGAGCCCGGTGCGGCCCTCGCGCAGCAGCCGCAGCGCTTCCTCGGGGGTGAGGGCGTCGGCGATGTAGCGGAAGTCGACCTGGGAGACCAGCCATTCGGGCTCGGCGTGGGCGAGCAGCCGCCACAGGGGCTGCCCGGCGCACTTGGCGGCGAGATCCCACACGGCGTTGACGACGGCCCCGATGGCCATGTGCATCACGCCCTTCTCGGGGCCGAGCCAGCGCAGTTGGCTGTCCCCGATCAGGTCGCGGCTCAGCGTGCCCGGGTCGGCGCACAGATCCGCGACGAGACGGCCCACCACGTGGGGCCGCAGGGCGTTGATCGCGGCGACCTGGATGTCGTTGCCGCGGCCGATGGTGAAGGTGAAACCGTGCCCTTCGATGCCGTCTGCGGCGTCGGTGCGCAGCACGACGTAGGCGGCGGAGTAGTCGGGGTCCGGGTTCATCGCGTCCGAGCCGTCCAGCTCCCGCGAGGTGGGGAACCGGACGTCGTAGGTGTCAACGGCGGTGATCCGGGCGGAGGTTGTAGTCAAGGAGTGCTGCCTTTCACGCTCGGGCGAAGCTCTGGCGCTGGCTGCCGAGTCCGTCGACGGAGAGCTCGACGGTGTCGCCGGGGCGCAGGAAGGGAGTGCCGGGAAGGCCCAGAGCCACGCCCGCGGGCGTCCCGGTGTTGATCACGTCGCCCGGTTCAAGGACCATGTACTGGCTCAGGTACGACACGATGTGGTCGACCGGGAAGATCATGTCGGCGGTGTGGCCGTCCTGCCGCTTCACGCCGTTGACGCTCAGGCGCAGACCCAGGTTCTGGGGGTCGCCGACCTCGTCGGCGGTGACCAGCCACGGACCCATCGGGTTGAAGGTCTCGCAGGACTTGCCCAGGTCCCACTGCGAGGAGTACTCCAGCTGGAACTCGCGCTCCGAGACGTCATGGCTGATCGCATAGCCCGCGATCACGGCCCGCGCGGCCTCGGGACCGTCGAGATAGCGGGCCCGCCGTCCGATGACGACCGCCAGCTCGACCTCCCAGTCGGTTTTGACCGAGCCGCGCGGGATGAGCACCTCGTCGAACGGGCCGACGACCGTGCCCGGGTCCTTCATGAACACCACCGGACGCGGAGGGATCGCCGCGCCGGTCTCGGCGGCGTGGTCGCGGTAGTTCAGCCCGACGCAGACGATCTTGCCGGGGCGTGTGACGGGGGCGCCGATCCGCAGGCCATGGGCGTCGAGTTCGGGCAGTCCGCCTGCCTCGACGGCCGCGCGGGCCCGGTCCATTCCCCCGGAGGCAAGGAAGGCGCCGTCGATGTCCCGGGTCACAGAGGACAGGTCCAGCAGTCGGCCATCGTCGGTACGGACGGCGGGCCGCTCCTCACCGGGGGCGCCGACTCGTAGCAGTTTCACTGGGGGCTCCCTTGCCATGCGGATTTCGTCTGAGTGGGGGTCAGCCGTGGGGCTGAGTCGCCGGCGGTACGCCGGGCCGGACCCCTGTCGGCAGCTTCGCTCATCCTCAACACAGTCATCGGATGTATGGCGGCACAGTGACTTTAGATGCGGGGATCGCACCTGACAATGGATTCCTCGGATGAATTTCCTCAACCTGCCCCGGCATAACGCCCACATAGGCGCATTCGCCGCTGCCATGCCAGACCACGAGGTCTACCCACGACCCACCATCCGATGAATCCAAGAAAAACCTCAGCGCCGACTCCCCAGGTGAGAGCGAATGCTGACGGGGATTCACCGACCGTCCGCAGGGCTGCGGCTCCCGCCGGGACCCGCCCCTTGCGCCTGCACCCACCCGCCCACGCGGCCTCGTTGCCGAATCGTGAGCTGCCGCGGCGCATCATCCGTCACGTATCGGGACCACAACTTTGCAGGTCGTACGGGTGTCGGCGCGGAGTTCCGAGGCCGGAGGCGCCACGACGCCCCATCGGCACGAGGTCCCGTAAATCTGTGGCGGCGACCCCTTGTCAATGTCGGCAACGTCGCCGTAACGTCCTCGACGTCCGGGATACATCGGAGGAATGGTTTGACCGTCCAGTGCGCTCATTCGGCTCACATCCGTGCGGTCACTCCTCCTCCGCACCCCGGTCCCCGGCTGACCCTCATATCCGACCCTCAGGGCACGGTCCACGCGTCGCTTCGCGCCGGATCGGCAGCTGCCCGTCCAGCGACCTCGCCCTTCCCATCAGGCAGGTACGCCCTCCCACCGTCGCCCTGTGGCCCTGTGCCCCTGGTAAGGAGAGATCCCGGCCATGAAGCTCGCTCGCACCCACTCCACCGTCGCAGCCGCCACCGCCGTCCTCGCGGTACTGGCCCTCGCCACCGCGTGCAACCGCGAAAGCACCGGCTCGGGCGCCGGCAAGCCCACCATCGGTATCGACCTGCCGCGCTCCGACTCCGACTTCTGGAACTCCTACGCGCAATACATCGACAAGGACGTCAGGTCCGGCGGCATCAAGGCCCTGCCGGTCAGCGACTCCCAGAACGACGTCACCAAGCTGGTCGCCAACGTGCAGGTGTTCCAGAACATGGGCGCCAAGGCCGTCGTCATGGCCCCGCAGGACACCGGGGCCATCGCCTCCACCCTCGACACCCTCGCCTCCAAGAAGATCCCCGTCATCAGCGTCGACACCCGGCCCGACAAGGGCGACGTCTACATGGTGGTCCGCGCCGACAACCGGGCGTACGGCACTCAGGCCTGCGAGTTCCTCGGCAAGCAGCTGGGCGGCGAGGGCAAGGTCGCCGAGTTCGAGGGGGCGCTGGACTCCATCAACGGACGTGACCGCTCCGAGGCGTTCGCCGCCTGCATGAAGGCCAAGTTCCCGAAGATCCAGGTGTTCGAGCTGCCCACCGACTGGAAGGGCGATGTCGCCTCCGCCAAGCTACAGAGCCTGCTCGCCCAGCACCCCGACCTGAACGGCATCTACATGCAGGCGGGCGGTGTCTTCCTACAGCCGACCCTGGCGCTGCTTGAGCAGAAGGGCCTTCTCAAGCCGGCCGGCCAGAAGGGGCACATCTCCATCGTCTCCAACGACGGCATCCCGCAGGAGTTCGACGCCATCCGCAAGGGCCAGATCGACGCCACCCTCTCGCAACCCGCCGACCTCTACGCCAAGTACGCGCTGTACTACGCCAAGGCCGCGGCCGAGGGCAAGACCTTCCAGCCGGGCAAGACCGACCACAACTCCACCATCATCAAGCTCCCCAACGGCCTGGAGGACCAGCTGCCCGCCCCGCTGGTCACCAAGGACAACGTCAACGACAAGACCCTGTGGGGCAACAACGTCGGCTGACGACCGGCAGTTCCCGTCCGCCGCGTCGGCTGACGACCTGGCAGTTCCCGTCCGCCGCGTCGGGGAGGTCAGTCCCCCGCCGGGTGCGCGTGCCGCCTCCGCTCGAAGCGGCGCCCGCACCCGGGGGCGGCCCCGACGCCCCCCCCCCGCCCGCCCGGGTGCGCGCCCGCACCCTTCGGCCCCAACCTCCGTACACGAAGGACGGTATCCACCATGGCGGACACCGCGACCGCCCCAGCGACCGGTATCGGCACTCCGGCCCCGGTGGCCGAGGCGACCGGTATCAGCAAACGATTCGGCGCGACCGTCGCGCTGCGCGACGCACGCATCACCATCGCTCCGGGCGAGTCGCACGCCCTGGTCGGCCGCAACGGCGCCGGCAAGTCGACGCTCGTGTCCATCCTCACCGGCCTCCAGCAACCCGACACCGGCACCCTGCGCTTCTCCGGCGAACCGGCGCCCGCCGTCGGCGACATCGACGCCTGGCGCTCCCGGGTCGCCTGCGTCTACCAGCACTCCAACATCATCGGCGACCTGACCGTCGCCGAGAACCTGTTCCTGAACCGGCAGAGCGCGGGCGCCGTGCAGCCCATCCGCTGGAAACAACTGCGGCTGCGCGCCCAGGAGTTGCTCGGTGAGTACGACGTGGCCGTCGACCCCGCCGCGCGGGCGAAGGACCTGACCGTCGAGCAGCGGCAGTTCGTGGAGATCGCACGGGCCCTGTCGTTCGGCGCCCGCTTCATCATCCTCGACGAGCCGACAGCGAAGCTCGACGCCCGCGGCATCGGCCGCCTCTTCGACAAGCTCCGCGACCTCCAGCGGCAGGGTGTCGCCTTCCTCTTCATCTCCCACCACCTTCAGGAGGTGTACGACCTCTGCACCACGGTCACGGTCTACCGCGACGCGGGCCACATCCTCACCGCACCCGTCGCCGAACTCGGCCACCAGGCACTGGTGGAGGCCATGACCGGTGAGTCCGCCGCCGCGGTCACCGCGACCACCGGCGGGCCGTTGGTCTCGCCGTCCGACTCCATGGAGCTTCTGACGATCGACGGCCTGACACTGCCCGGCGCCTGCGAGGACGTCTCCCTCTCGGTCCGCTCCGGCGAACTCGTCGGGCTGGCCGGCGCCACGGCCAGCGGCAATGTGCAGGTGGGCGAGGCGATCGCCGGTCTGCACCGCGCCAGGGACGGGCGGATCAGGGTCGGTGACAAGGCCGTGCGCACCGGCAGTGTGCCGTCCGCGCTCGCCGCCGGAGTCGGTCTGGTCCCCGAGGACCGTCACCTCCAGGGCCTGGTCCGCAACCGCAGCGTGGCGGAGAACGCGACGCTGACCGTCACCGACCAGCTCGGCCCGTTCGGCACGGTACTGCCCGGCCGCATCAGGGAGTTCGCCGGGCGCATGATCCGGGACCTCGACATCAAGACCCCCGGAGCCGCCACCCCGGTCTCCGCCCTGTCCGGCGGAAACCAGCAGAAGGTCGTCGTCGCCCGAGCCCTGGCCACCGATCCGCACGTCCTGGTGGCCATCCGCCCGACCAACGGAGTGGACGTCAAGTCCAAGGAGTTCCTCCTCGGCAGGATCCGGCAGGTCGCGGACGGCGGCAAAGCCGCACTGATCGTCTCCGACGAGCTGGACGACCTGAAAATCTGTGACCGGGTCGTCGTCATGTTCCACGGGCGGGTGGTCGCCGAGTTCGAGCACGGCTGGAAGGACGAGGCCGTCGTCGCCGCCATCGAGGGCGTCGCCCGCGACGGGGCCCCCGCCACCGCATCCCCCACATCTGCCGCATCCGCCTCATCCGGCGCAGACGAGCACGGAAGGTAGTCATGTCCGCCACCACAGATCTCACCGAGCCCGCAGCGAACACGGCTGACCCGGCCGCCGCGGACGCCACGCGCCGCCCGGTCGCCCTCGGGCGCTTGCGTGAACTGTCCCTGGTCCCGGCGATCCTCGTCCTGGGCCTGATCGGGTTCATCGTCTCGCCGGCCTTCCTCACCGCCGACAACCTGATCGGTGTGGCTCAACAGTCCACAGAGCTCAGCCTGTTGGTGCTCGCCACGA
Coding sequences:
- a CDS encoding SDR family NAD(P)-dependent oxidoreductase, with the protein product MTDLTGLRAVVTGGASGIGLATARALVARGATVAVLDLDPGGVSAPLIGLRADVSDDVSVRAALEEAAERLGGLDILVNNAGIGAVGTVEDNPDEQWHRVMDVNVLGMVRTTRAALPHLRRSPHAAIVNTCSIGATAGLPQRALYCASKGAVLSLTLAMAADHIREGIRVNCVNPGTADTPWVTRLLDAADDPEAERAALNARQPLGRLVTADEVAAAIVYLASPAAASVTGTALAVDGGMQGLRLRPVDRS
- a CDS encoding L-fuconate dehydratase; its protein translation is MTTTSARITAVDTYDVRFPTSRELDGSDAMNPDPDYSAAYVVLRTDAADGIEGHGFTFTIGRGNDIQVAAINALRPHVVGRLVADLCADPGTLSRDLIGDSQLRWLGPEKGVMHMAIGAVVNAVWDLAAKCAGQPLWRLLAHAEPEWLVSQVDFRYIADALTPEEALRLLREGRTGLAEREVVLLERGYPGYTTSPGWLGYSDEKLTRLAKQAVADGFTQIKLKVGADLADDVRRMRTARAAVGEEIRIAIDANQRWNVDEAVEWTNALAEFDPYWIEEPTSPDDILGHAAVRRGVHPAKVATGEHVQNRVVFKQLLQAGAIDILQIDAARVGGVNENLAILLLAAKFGVPVCPHAGGVGLCELVQHLSMFDYLALSGTTEDRVIEFVDHLHEHFTAPVVIRDGHYTAPMASGFSATMYPESLAEYRYPDGAFWAADLAGQEELA
- a CDS encoding fumarylacetoacetate hydrolase family protein; translation: MKLLRVGAPGEERPAVRTDDGRLLDLSSVTRDIDGAFLASGGMDRARAAVEAGGLPELDAHGLRIGAPVTRPGKIVCVGLNYRDHAAETGAAIPPRPVVFMKDPGTVVGPFDEVLIPRGSVKTDWEVELAVVIGRRARYLDGPEAARAVIAGYAISHDVSEREFQLEYSSQWDLGKSCETFNPMGPWLVTADEVGDPQNLGLRLSVNGVKRQDGHTADMIFPVDHIVSYLSQYMVLEPGDVINTGTPAGVALGLPGTPFLRPGDTVELSVDGLGSQRQSFARA
- a CDS encoding sugar ABC transporter substrate-binding protein translates to MKLARTHSTVAAATAVLAVLALATACNRESTGSGAGKPTIGIDLPRSDSDFWNSYAQYIDKDVRSGGIKALPVSDSQNDVTKLVANVQVFQNMGAKAVVMAPQDTGAIASTLDTLASKKIPVISVDTRPDKGDVYMVVRADNRAYGTQACEFLGKQLGGEGKVAEFEGALDSINGRDRSEAFAACMKAKFPKIQVFELPTDWKGDVASAKLQSLLAQHPDLNGIYMQAGGVFLQPTLALLEQKGLLKPAGQKGHISIVSNDGIPQEFDAIRKGQIDATLSQPADLYAKYALYYAKAAAEGKTFQPGKTDHNSTIIKLPNGLEDQLPAPLVTKDNVNDKTLWGNNVG
- a CDS encoding sugar ABC transporter ATP-binding protein; translated protein: MADTATAPATGIGTPAPVAEATGISKRFGATVALRDARITIAPGESHALVGRNGAGKSTLVSILTGLQQPDTGTLRFSGEPAPAVGDIDAWRSRVACVYQHSNIIGDLTVAENLFLNRQSAGAVQPIRWKQLRLRAQELLGEYDVAVDPAARAKDLTVEQRQFVEIARALSFGARFIILDEPTAKLDARGIGRLFDKLRDLQRQGVAFLFISHHLQEVYDLCTTVTVYRDAGHILTAPVAELGHQALVEAMTGESAAAVTATTGGPLVSPSDSMELLTIDGLTLPGACEDVSLSVRSGELVGLAGATASGNVQVGEAIAGLHRARDGRIRVGDKAVRTGSVPSALAAGVGLVPEDRHLQGLVRNRSVAENATLTVTDQLGPFGTVLPGRIREFAGRMIRDLDIKTPGAATPVSALSGGNQQKVVVARALATDPHVLVAIRPTNGVDVKSKEFLLGRIRQVADGGKAALIVSDELDDLKICDRVVVMFHGRVVAEFEHGWKDEAVVAAIEGVARDGAPATASPTSAASASSGADEHGR